The following proteins come from a genomic window of Pseudomonas syringae:
- a CDS encoding DUF3592 domain-containing protein gives MTKTPSSGRGDLLRALIFIPLGLCLLYLTVWLANDRLGFLAHAQSADGHVSALNAGGSHPQIDFTDATGQAISYPESGFIFGYAVGDSVTVFYRAEAPSRTAIIKDHGALWGANLLTGLFAIVFTAGGGYHMAAWIRRRQMT, from the coding sequence ATGACCAAGACGCCATCTTCTGGCCGGGGCGATCTGCTCCGCGCGCTGATTTTCATCCCGCTGGGTCTGTGCCTGCTCTACCTCACCGTATGGCTAGCCAACGACCGGCTTGGCTTTCTGGCCCACGCGCAAAGCGCCGATGGGCATGTCAGCGCCCTGAACGCGGGCGGCAGCCATCCACAAATTGACTTCACCGACGCCACGGGCCAGGCAATCAGTTACCCCGAGAGCGGGTTTATATTCGGCTACGCAGTAGGCGACTCCGTAACGGTGTTCTACCGCGCCGAAGCCCCCTCCCGCACCGCGATCATCAAAGATCATGGCGCGCTATGGGGCGCTAACCTGCTGACAGGCCTGTTCGCCATCGTGTTCACCGCAGGAGGCGGCTACCACATGGCCGCATGGATTCGCCGCCGCCAGATGACGTAA
- a CDS encoding LysR substrate-binding domain-containing protein gives MHAYGSVFRKLNSVYGKSRQLQAWLRDEDLYDDARRIYFTSAWPNVVLELKTGPSPALREWGQRGELQAAVVAQLKGGSRTGHPSVDVNYAGLVGPRSTTVALDDPLPLAVHTVQCCYREAMTESLKVSGRRSRIVLESHSSQAVKACVEAGLAVSLIDRSKVTKRMQILEGMPVIPDHDIVLVRGAASRGDETVELLARGPNKGVWSCPTSVERQRN, from the coding sequence ATCCATGCTTATGGAAGTGTCTTCCGTAAACTGAACAGCGTTTATGGTAAATCGCGCCAGCTACAGGCTTGGCTGAGAGATGAGGATTTATATGACGACGCCCGGCGAATATATTTCACCTCCGCCTGGCCGAACGTAGTGCTGGAGCTTAAGACGGGGCCTAGCCCTGCACTGAGAGAATGGGGCCAGCGCGGCGAATTACAGGCGGCCGTGGTGGCCCAGTTAAAGGGGGGAAGTCGGACCGGACATCCAAGTGTTGATGTCAACTACGCCGGTCTGGTCGGTCCGAGGAGTACCACGGTGGCGCTCGATGATCCATTGCCTTTGGCCGTCCACACCGTGCAATGCTGTTACCGCGAGGCCATGACCGAATCGCTCAAGGTGTCAGGTCGGCGCTCGCGCATCGTGCTGGAAAGTCACTCCAGTCAGGCGGTCAAAGCGTGTGTGGAGGCAGGACTGGCTGTTAGCTTGATCGACCGTAGCAAGGTAACCAAGCGCATGCAGATCCTCGAAGGAATGCCGGTTATTCCGGATCACGACATAGTGCTCGTGCGCGGCGCTGCCTCTCGTGGAGATGAGACTGTGGAGTTGCTGGCGCGCGGCCCGAATAAAGGCGTGTGGTCATGCCCCACATCTGTCGAAAGGCAGCGCAACTGA
- a CDS encoding cupin domain-containing protein, which yields MRVIRSKDFTATRAWGADDIANMDGTTVRLHWTDQPYKWHVNDGEEVFAVLDGTVDMHYRESGIERVVTLLVGDVFYAGAGCEHVAHPRGEARILVIEREGSV from the coding sequence ATGAGAGTTATTCGTAGCAAAGATTTCACCGCCACTCGCGCTTGGGGGGCTGACGACATCGCTAATATGGATGGAACCACCGTCCGCCTCCACTGGACCGACCAGCCCTATAAGTGGCATGTCAACGATGGTGAGGAAGTTTTCGCAGTCCTCGACGGCACGGTAGACATGCATTATCGCGAATCAGGCATTGAACGAGTCGTGACATTGTTGGTTGGCGACGTGTTTTACGCTGGGGCTGGATGTGAGCATGTTGCACATCCTCGAGGAGAAGCACGGATTCTGGTTATCGAACGTGAGGGCAGCGTTTGA
- a CDS encoding SDR family oxidoreductase, with protein sequence MENKLVSKTAVVTGAAQGIGAAIARLFVQEGCFVYVTDINDDLGNAVASSLGSRACFLRLDVRHEEDWQRLAAQISNQGRSWNILVNNAGITGFENGAERHDPEHARLEDWRSVHQTNLDGVFLGCKYAIRSMRQSGAGSIVNISSRSGLVGIPGAAAYASSKAAVRNHTKTVALYCAEQGLSVRCNSIHPAAILTPMWEPMLGGDAGREERMAALVRDTPLRRFGMPEEVAALALLLASDDATYITGSEFNIDGGLLAGTAATPAILNDSETQDIKIAPAKDSF encoded by the coding sequence ATGGAAAATAAACTGGTTTCCAAGACAGCGGTCGTCACCGGCGCGGCTCAAGGCATCGGGGCCGCCATTGCAAGGCTCTTTGTGCAAGAAGGTTGCTTCGTTTACGTCACTGATATTAACGACGACCTTGGTAATGCGGTTGCAAGCTCGTTGGGTAGTCGCGCCTGCTTTCTGCGTCTGGATGTGCGGCATGAAGAGGATTGGCAACGATTGGCCGCGCAGATTTCAAATCAAGGCCGGAGTTGGAATATCCTCGTGAATAACGCGGGCATTACCGGATTCGAGAATGGCGCTGAGCGGCATGACCCGGAACATGCAAGGCTGGAAGATTGGCGGTCGGTGCATCAAACTAATCTCGACGGTGTATTCCTCGGATGCAAATACGCCATTCGCTCCATGCGCCAGTCAGGAGCCGGTTCCATCGTCAATATTTCCTCTCGCTCCGGCCTGGTTGGCATTCCAGGTGCCGCAGCGTATGCGTCGTCCAAAGCTGCCGTTCGCAATCACACTAAAACGGTGGCGCTTTACTGCGCCGAACAAGGACTGAGCGTTCGATGCAACTCGATTCATCCGGCGGCCATCCTTACCCCCATGTGGGAACCCATGTTAGGTGGCGATGCCGGTCGCGAAGAGCGAATGGCTGCGCTGGTTCGAGACACTCCGCTCAGGCGATTCGGAATGCCTGAAGAAGTGGCCGCTCTGGCCTTGTTGCTCGCGTCGGATGACGCCACGTATATCACGGGCAGTGAGTTCAACATTGACGGTGGTCTGTTGGCTGGGACGGCTGCGACTCCGGCAATCCTGAACGACAGCGAAACCCAGGACATTAAGATCGCGCCTGCGAAAGACAGTTTTTGA
- a CDS encoding GNAT family N-acetyltransferase — protein MIRPAETKDEPAIRQCAEKAYARYIPEINRKPAPMTADYAAQIAAGIVYVATDEDATFQGFVVFYNQDDYVLLENVAVLPSAAGRGVGKSLISFCENAGRKLGMSAVHLYTNEKMTDNLSIYSRLGYVQVALRTEHGFKRVYFEKNLGS, from the coding sequence ATGATCCGGCCAGCCGAGACAAAAGATGAGCCTGCTATCAGGCAGTGCGCTGAAAAAGCCTATGCTCGCTATATTCCCGAGATCAATCGCAAACCCGCGCCAATGACTGCCGACTATGCAGCGCAGATCGCAGCAGGGATCGTCTACGTGGCGACGGATGAAGACGCAACCTTTCAGGGTTTTGTGGTGTTCTATAATCAGGACGACTATGTCCTTCTGGAGAATGTCGCCGTCCTGCCCAGCGCCGCTGGACGCGGAGTCGGGAAATCACTGATCAGCTTCTGTGAAAACGCGGGCCGAAAGCTAGGTATGAGCGCGGTGCATCTTTATACCAACGAGAAGATGACCGACAACCTCTCGATTTACTCCAGGCTTGGGTATGTTCAAGTAGCGCTGCGTACCGAACACGGCTTCAAACGCGTCTATTTTGAAAAAAATCTGGGTTCATGA
- a CDS encoding SDR family NAD(P)-dependent oxidoreductase codes for MSVIPELNSDAHVLVCGASRGIGLALCAALLARDDVAQVWAVARKASTSTELAKLAEHYGQRLKRVDCDARDEQSLEALVSETLEGCEHLNLVISTLGILHQDGAKAEKGLAQLTLASLQASFVTNTFAPILLLKHLLPLLRKQPSTFAALSARVGSIGDNRLGGWYSYRASKAALNQLLHTASIELKRLNPASTVLAIHPGTTDTDLSQPFQANVPDGQLFEPAFSADRIIEVLGAHGPADSGTFWGWNDKPIVW; via the coding sequence ATGAGTGTGATACCCGAACTGAACAGCGACGCTCACGTGCTGGTATGCGGAGCCAGCCGAGGTATCGGCCTGGCACTGTGCGCGGCTTTGCTTGCTCGCGATGATGTGGCGCAGGTATGGGCAGTCGCGCGAAAAGCCAGCACCTCCACGGAACTGGCAAAGCTTGCAGAGCACTATGGCCAACGCCTGAAACGAGTCGACTGCGACGCGCGTGATGAGCAATCCCTCGAAGCTCTCGTGAGCGAGACGCTTGAAGGATGTGAACATCTGAACCTCGTCATCAGTACGCTGGGCATTCTTCATCAGGATGGCGCAAAAGCAGAAAAGGGCCTGGCACAACTGACGCTTGCGAGCCTGCAAGCGAGCTTTGTGACCAACACCTTTGCTCCGATCCTGCTGCTTAAACACCTGCTCCCGTTATTGCGCAAACAACCTTCAACGTTCGCGGCGCTCTCCGCGAGGGTTGGCTCTATTGGCGATAACCGACTGGGTGGCTGGTACAGCTACAGAGCCAGCAAAGCGGCGCTCAACCAGTTGCTGCACACGGCCAGTATCGAGTTGAAACGCTTGAACCCTGCCTCTACTGTCCTGGCCATACATCCAGGCACGACTGACACAGATCTGTCTCAGCCATTCCAGGCGAACGTGCCTGATGGGCAACTATTCGAACCGGCGTTCTCGGCGGATCGCATTATTGAGGTGTTAGGAGCACATGGACCGGCTGACAGCGGGACCTTCTGGGGCTGGAACGACAAACCCATTGTCTGGTGA
- a CDS encoding putative bifunctional diguanylate cyclase/phosphodiesterase, which yields MNFFKSLLPKSLTSRILAMLSILILTFLTTGLALFYKNQLLQHIEEIQDTANMLIEVAAQAVEESVVIGDYDTIKRTLEKTLARSPFQSAMFIDLSGGAIRLQAASAPFGRAPAWIESEVAARLFDVNRPITIGGKDYGVMRLSFNAEKIASELYNLVVQATLFAVFFLLISLILMGFMIKRSLAHLGKLHSYEAEIASGAVAAEAMLVADAPMEIQEAIKAVNRTAASMRNHFGLRIESLMNTLVQHKNALDEVSIVCEVSASGRITYVNERFVTSSQHSRAELLELTIDEVWTGMSSANEPWQWAPENEVWNGEVRLSGRTGKEAWHRRTIIPILDDMGGVEKYICIDIDITDRKEFEVAILDNSRRQNLIALFGQQALTEENVSALGELAALTAAQGLKLSKAALLVVDRVSHGIILKAEVGLTHFETHSGYHNDFLNGTASSAGSVITPDAPDNTYTLLPAETVDAYSIRSGVEVDISCREVFKGVLGVYASTDYPFTREDITYLQTLSNLLAAALERYDAKKKLTYLAENDSLTHLPNRWFLSNYLREIISRKTSAPDAASVIFIDLDRFKAVNDTMGHSVGDQLLIQAGRRLKDCIDENSVVARLGGDEFSIVVTHQVYSESLIKTLATHVVEALGKPFNLGGQDIFVSASVGIANYPFDGRDTGVILKNADTAMYHAKKSGRNNFKFYNSTMNESLTKRLQTETLLRGALERDEFILHFQPKVSLVDGRISGLEALLRWNHPEQGMVSPADFIPILEDTGLIIPVGEWVIRKVCETLKSWEEHNIRLVPIAINLSVRQLQVKGLAEIVKHIFEEYGINPALLEFELTESMLMIDPESAVEILRDIKSYGISLSVDDFGTGYSSLAYLKRFPLDALKIDRAFIKDITSNHEDAAITRAVIVLAHELGLKVIAEGVETVDQLELLVTYGCDQMQGYLFSKPVISDECAAMVKASRSLEVRLFESGVA from the coding sequence ATGAATTTCTTTAAAAGCCTGCTACCCAAATCACTGACGTCGCGAATATTGGCGATGTTGTCTATTCTGATACTGACTTTTCTGACGACTGGCCTGGCTCTTTTTTATAAAAACCAACTGCTTCAGCATATTGAAGAGATACAAGACACCGCTAACATGCTGATCGAGGTTGCCGCGCAGGCTGTAGAGGAAAGTGTCGTCATCGGCGATTACGATACCATCAAAAGAACCCTCGAAAAAACCTTGGCCCGCTCACCGTTTCAGTCGGCCATGTTTATTGACCTGTCGGGCGGAGCCATTCGCCTGCAGGCAGCCAGTGCGCCTTTTGGAAGAGCCCCTGCCTGGATAGAGTCCGAAGTCGCGGCACGCTTATTCGATGTCAATCGTCCGATTACTATCGGGGGGAAAGATTATGGCGTGATGCGTCTGTCTTTCAATGCCGAAAAAATTGCTAGCGAACTCTATAACCTGGTGGTTCAAGCTACACTATTCGCTGTATTTTTTTTGCTGATAAGCTTGATTTTAATGGGGTTCATGATCAAGCGTTCACTTGCCCACCTAGGCAAGCTTCACTCTTATGAGGCAGAAATCGCATCAGGCGCAGTGGCCGCAGAAGCTATGTTGGTCGCGGATGCTCCCATGGAAATACAAGAGGCTATAAAAGCGGTAAACCGTACTGCCGCGAGTATGCGCAATCACTTTGGCCTGCGCATCGAATCGTTGATGAATACCTTGGTGCAGCATAAAAATGCCCTGGATGAGGTTTCAATCGTTTGCGAAGTTTCGGCCTCAGGACGTATCACCTACGTTAACGAACGATTCGTAACAAGCTCACAGCATTCGCGAGCTGAGCTTTTAGAGTTGACGATCGATGAAGTCTGGACCGGTATGTCTTCAGCCAATGAGCCATGGCAATGGGCACCTGAAAATGAGGTGTGGAACGGTGAGGTCCGGCTTTCAGGTCGCACCGGTAAGGAAGCATGGCATCGACGCACTATCATCCCTATTCTCGATGACATGGGCGGTGTTGAAAAATATATTTGCATCGATATCGATATTACAGATCGAAAAGAGTTTGAGGTCGCGATTCTGGATAATTCCAGGAGGCAAAACCTTATCGCCTTGTTTGGCCAGCAGGCATTGACAGAAGAAAACGTCAGTGCTCTAGGTGAACTGGCAGCACTGACGGCGGCGCAAGGATTGAAATTGAGCAAAGCAGCTTTGTTAGTCGTTGATCGAGTGAGTCATGGGATCATCCTCAAAGCGGAGGTTGGCTTGACCCACTTTGAAACCCACAGTGGCTATCATAATGATTTTTTGAACGGTACCGCTTCTTCTGCCGGGTCGGTCATTACTCCTGATGCGCCTGATAATACATACACGCTGCTTCCTGCTGAAACAGTGGATGCTTACAGCATTAGAAGCGGCGTAGAGGTTGATATCTCCTGCAGGGAAGTTTTCAAGGGCGTTCTCGGGGTTTATGCCAGCACCGACTACCCCTTTACCCGTGAAGATATTACCTACCTTCAAACACTTTCCAACCTGTTGGCAGCCGCGCTTGAACGGTATGACGCAAAGAAAAAGCTAACCTATCTGGCCGAAAATGATTCCCTCACCCATCTGCCTAATCGCTGGTTTCTCAGCAATTATCTGCGCGAGATAATCAGTCGGAAAACGTCAGCGCCGGATGCTGCAAGCGTCATATTCATAGATTTGGACAGATTCAAAGCCGTGAATGACACCATGGGGCATTCAGTAGGCGATCAATTGCTTATCCAGGCGGGTCGACGCTTGAAAGACTGCATTGATGAGAACAGCGTGGTTGCACGGCTGGGCGGCGATGAGTTTTCGATCGTCGTCACACACCAGGTTTATTCCGAGAGCCTTATCAAAACGCTTGCGACCCATGTTGTTGAGGCGTTAGGAAAACCGTTCAACCTTGGCGGCCAGGATATATTTGTTTCAGCGAGTGTAGGCATCGCCAATTATCCGTTTGACGGGCGTGACACGGGCGTTATCTTAAAGAATGCAGATACCGCCATGTACCATGCGAAAAAAAGTGGCCGTAATAACTTCAAGTTTTATAATTCCACGATGAACGAAAGTTTAACTAAACGTTTGCAAACTGAAACGCTATTGCGGGGTGCGCTTGAGCGCGATGAGTTTATTCTGCATTTTCAGCCGAAAGTCAGCCTCGTCGATGGCAGGATAAGTGGTTTAGAGGCGTTATTGCGGTGGAATCACCCAGAGCAAGGCATGGTTTCTCCGGCTGATTTCATCCCTATTCTTGAGGACACTGGCCTGATCATTCCGGTCGGCGAATGGGTTATCCGGAAAGTCTGTGAAACCCTAAAAAGCTGGGAAGAGCATAATATCAGGCTGGTACCGATCGCCATCAACCTGTCGGTCAGGCAGCTTCAGGTAAAAGGCCTGGCTGAAATCGTCAAGCATATCTTTGAAGAATACGGTATCAACCCCGCTCTTTTAGAGTTTGAACTGACCGAGTCGATGCTGATGATCGATCCCGAGTCGGCGGTTGAAATACTTCGGGACATAAAGTCGTATGGGATAAGCCTCTCTGTCGATGATTTCGGAACGGGATATTCCAGTCTGGCCTACTTGAAGCGATTTCCTCTTGATGCCCTCAAAATTGACAGGGCGTTCATAAAAGACATAACCAGCAATCATGAGGACGCCGCTATCACCAGGGCGGTAATCGTATTGGCGCACGAATTGGGTCTTAAAGTCATCGCAGAAGGCGTCGAAACAGTCGACCAGTTAGAGCTGCTTGTGACGTATGGCTGCGATCAAATGCAGGGTTATCTTTTTAGTAAGCCTGTCATCAGTGATGAGTGTGCTGCTATGGTTAAAGCGTCACGTAGTCTGGAGGTAAGGTTGTTTGAAAGTGGTGTTGCGTAA
- a CDS encoding phosphate/phosphite/phosphonate ABC transporter substrate-binding protein — MIALSVGLSNVAASEELKVYNFSPVNQYNLNLSASFWNPIIRYVSEKSGVNLTLKLGRTSSDTTSYVLAQEVDFAFTNHLFSPERDKMGWKVFGRRDAPALEGQIVVPADSPIQSLSELEGKEVVYPGPEAFIAYKVTSSELVKKGINTSTVFAGNMDGAFSQLLSGKAQAMGANSQLVSGYTEREGKSFRVLWSSAPFNDLALMASPRVSKKERDAVANAFLNMQHDAYGSKILHEATELVHAPTPITFIPATEADYAAYRDFYNSLPANRK, encoded by the coding sequence ATGATTGCCCTGTCTGTTGGCTTGTCAAATGTGGCGGCTTCTGAAGAGCTTAAAGTGTACAACTTTTCGCCTGTCAATCAATACAACCTTAATCTTTCAGCCAGTTTCTGGAATCCCATTATAAGGTATGTGTCCGAAAAAAGTGGAGTGAACCTTACTCTGAAACTAGGGCGAACATCCTCTGATACAACAAGTTATGTGCTCGCACAAGAAGTTGATTTCGCTTTTACCAACCATCTCTTTAGCCCCGAACGCGATAAGATGGGCTGGAAGGTGTTTGGTCGCCGCGACGCGCCTGCCCTCGAAGGACAAATCGTAGTACCTGCCGACTCGCCCATCCAGAGTCTTTCGGAACTGGAGGGCAAGGAAGTCGTTTATCCGGGACCCGAAGCGTTCATTGCTTATAAAGTCACAAGCTCGGAATTGGTAAAGAAAGGGATCAACACGTCTACTGTGTTTGCAGGAAACATGGATGGCGCGTTCAGCCAACTCCTTAGTGGCAAGGCTCAAGCGATGGGGGCCAACTCGCAGCTTGTCAGCGGCTACACTGAGAGAGAAGGAAAGTCGTTCCGCGTACTGTGGAGTTCAGCCCCGTTCAATGATTTAGCCCTCATGGCCTCCCCTCGAGTGTCTAAAAAAGAACGTGATGCGGTCGCCAACGCATTTTTGAATATGCAACATGATGCTTACGGCAGCAAGATTCTTCATGAGGCGACCGAACTGGTCCATGCACCGACACCTATTACTTTCATTCCTGCAACGGAAGCGGATTATGCTGCTTATCGTGATTTTTACAATAGTTTGCCAGCAAACCGTAAGTAA